A single region of the Gossypium arboreum isolate Shixiya-1 chromosome 12, ASM2569848v2, whole genome shotgun sequence genome encodes:
- the LOC108479033 gene encoding uncharacterized protein LOC108479033, whose protein sequence is MGTIRSRKVEEVTFKQYVRFDQSLGQDEIKNSLKEHSGSCGEISRVAIPVDWATGGVKGYAYLDFNDGDSFNEALELDGSELNKFSLTVNETKPKGDSRDGPGSGRGGGGRGGRRGVVDLVVVQVVEDVEHLISQILVLLAQERRLLSMMRIKEVGLDYSRVPFTLACLPASVEVEVIVLVGYNCCYLFTILAFLLHFVVLIIINIIILPFFSLVSKC, encoded by the exons ATGGGAACAATTCGTTCCAGAAAGGTGGAAGAGGTAACGTTCAAACAATATGTCCGATTTGATCAGTCTCTTGGTCAGGATGAG ATTAAGAATTCGTTGAAAGAGCACTCTGGTTCTTGCGGAGAGATTTCTAGGGTTGCAATACCAGTAGATTGGGCAACTGGTGGTGTGAAAGG TTATGCTTATTTGGATTTCAACGACGGGGATAGTTTCAACGAAGCTCTAGAACTTGATGGGTCAGAACTTAATAAATTTTCCTTGACCGTGAATGAGACAAAACCGAAAGGTGATTCCCGTGATGGACCTGGCAGTGGAAGAGGTGGTGGTGGCCGTGGTGGTCGGCGTGGGGTGGTCGATTTGGTGGTGGTACAGGTGGTAGAGGACGTGGAACACCTAATAAGCCAAATCTTGGTGCTGCTGGCACAG GAAAGAAGACTACTTTCAATGATGAGGATTAAGGAAGTGGGACTCGACTACTCGAGGGTTCCTTTTACCCTTGCTTGTCTACCTGCTTCCGTTGAAGTAGAAGTAATTGTTTTGGTAGGTTAcaattgttgttatttatttacaattttgGCTTTCCTCCTCCATTTTGTTgtcttaattattattaatattattattttgccATTTTTCTCTTTAGTCTCCAAGTGTTAA